One genomic segment of Arachis duranensis cultivar V14167 chromosome 4, aradu.V14167.gnm2.J7QH, whole genome shotgun sequence includes these proteins:
- the LOC107482978 gene encoding uncharacterized protein LOC107482978 isoform X1 — protein MNRRQRRAFMVLMWTVGFCLIGYIGGRPLYWHLNESLSTVSSCAPCHCDCSLEPLLSLPDGLNNSILDCMKQEPEEGEGSERRFTELLSQEVRQKEAIAEEKQRIADTTLLEAKKLASQYQKEADKCNSGMETCEEARERAEAALVNQMKETALWELRARQRGWKESAFKISRAHF, from the exons aTGAACAGGAGGCAGCGGAGAGCGTTCATGGTGTTGATGTGGACAGTTGGATTCTGTCTCATCGGTTACATCGGCGGCAGACCTCTCTATTGGCATCTCAACGAGTCCCTCTCCACCGTCTCTTCTTGCGCTCCTTGCCACTGCGATTGCTCTCTTGAACCTCTTCTTTCTCTCCCTGACG GATTGAATAACTCCATTTTAG ATTGTATGAAGCAAGAGCCAGAGGAGGGTGAAGGGTCTGAGAGGAGATTCACTGAGCTTTTGTCACAGGAAGTAAGGCAGAAGGAAGCCATAGCTGAGGAGAAACAAAGGATAGCCGACACGACACTCTTGGAGGCAAAGAAACTAGCATCACAGTATCAGAAGGAGGCTGATAAGTGCAACTCAGGGATGGAGACATGTGAGGAGGCTAGGGAGAGAGCTGAGGCAGCTCTTGTGAATCAGATGAAGGAGACTGCATTGTGGGAACTGAGGGCTCGGCAAAGAGGATGGAAAGAGAGCGCTTTTAAGATATCAAGGGCTCACTTTTGA
- the LOC107482978 gene encoding uncharacterized protein LOC107482978 isoform X2, protein MNRRQRRAFMVLMWTVGFCLIGYIGGRPLYWHLNESLSTVSSCAPCHCDCSLEPLLSLPDDCMKQEPEEGEGSERRFTELLSQEVRQKEAIAEEKQRIADTTLLEAKKLASQYQKEADKCNSGMETCEEARERAEAALVNQMKETALWELRARQRGWKESAFKISRAHF, encoded by the exons aTGAACAGGAGGCAGCGGAGAGCGTTCATGGTGTTGATGTGGACAGTTGGATTCTGTCTCATCGGTTACATCGGCGGCAGACCTCTCTATTGGCATCTCAACGAGTCCCTCTCCACCGTCTCTTCTTGCGCTCCTTGCCACTGCGATTGCTCTCTTGAACCTCTTCTTTCTCTCCCTGACG ATTGTATGAAGCAAGAGCCAGAGGAGGGTGAAGGGTCTGAGAGGAGATTCACTGAGCTTTTGTCACAGGAAGTAAGGCAGAAGGAAGCCATAGCTGAGGAGAAACAAAGGATAGCCGACACGACACTCTTGGAGGCAAAGAAACTAGCATCACAGTATCAGAAGGAGGCTGATAAGTGCAACTCAGGGATGGAGACATGTGAGGAGGCTAGGGAGAGAGCTGAGGCAGCTCTTGTGAATCAGATGAAGGAGACTGCATTGTGGGAACTGAGGGCTCGGCAAAGAGGATGGAAAGAGAGCGCTTTTAAGATATCAAGGGCTCACTTTTGA
- the LOC107482977 gene encoding glycosyltransferase BC10: protein MLVVATASARGVPPKRRHVITSTSGSRLFSWKLLILLCVSLSCVLVLAALFSLHSSYLSDADSSNHFKVTRSTVSRTFHGPPKIAFLFLVRQNIPLDFLWHVFFKNGNAAKFSIYVHSAPGFVLDESTTRSSFFYRTQISNSIQVSWGESSMIQAERLLLAAALDDPANQRFVLLSDSCVPLYNFSYVYNYVMVSQRSFVDSFLDVKDGRYNPKMSPKIPRERWRKGSQWFTVVRSHAEVIVDDDVIFPIFNKHCKCLIIFPSQRRPPIDNRKGKLNLKLQKQHNCIPDEHYVQTLLAMHDLEGQLERRTLTYTLWNQSTTKMENKGWHPITFSYANASPQRIKEMKGINHVYYETEFRTEWCRANSTSVPCFLFARKFSKGAAMRLLSDEVVGHFQVSAMLDTPP, encoded by the exons ATGTTGGTGGTGGCAACTGCAAGTGCGAGAGGCGTGCCTCCCAAGAGGCGCCACGTCATCACCAGCACCAGCGGCAGTAGACTCTTCAGCTGGAAGCTCCTCATCCTGCTCTGCGTTTCACTCTCCTGCGTCCTCGTTTTGGCCgctctcttttctcttcactcctctTACCTCTCCGACGCTGATAGCTCCAACCACTTCAAGGTAACGCGATCAACGGTTTCTAGAACCTTCCACGGCCCCCCTAAGATCGCCTTCTTGTTCCTCGTTCGCCAAAACATCCCCCTTGATTTCCTCTGGCATGTCTTCTTCAAG AACGGTAACGCTGCCAAGTTCTCGATTTACGTTCATTCGGCGCCAGGGTTCGTGTTGGACGAGTCAACTACGAGGTCGAGCTTCTTCTACCGTACACAAATCTCCAATTCCATTCAG gtttcaTGGGGAGAATCAAGTATGATTCAGGCTGAAAGGTTGTTACTGGCGGCAGCACTAGATGACCCTGCAAATCAAAGATTTGTTCTTCTCTCGGATAG CTGTGTTCCTCTCTACAACTTCTCGTATGTGTACAATTATGTCATGGTTTCTCAAAGGAGCTTTGTGGACAG CTTTCTTGATGTGAAGGATGGCCGCTACAACCCGAAAATGTCACCTAAAATACCAAGGGAAAGATGGCGTAAAGGGTCACAG tGGTTCACTGTAGTACGTAGTCATGCAGAAGtaattgttgatgatgatgttaTCTTCCCCATCTTCAATAAGCATTGTAAG TGTCTGATTATCTTCCCATCTCAGAGACGTCCGCCAATTGATAACAGAAAGGGAAAGCTGAATCTT AAACTTCAGAAGCAGCACAACTGTATTCCAGATGAACACTATGTTCAGACATTGCTTGCA ATGCATGATCTTGAAGGTCAACTTGAACGTAGAACTTTGACCTATACCCTGTGGAACCAGTCTacaacaaagatggagaataaaGGCTGGCATCCTATTACTTTCAGCTATGCAAATGCTAGCCCTCAAAGGATAAAGGAAATGAAG GGTATCAATCATGTATATTATGAGACGGAGTTTAGGACAGAATGGTGTCGTGCGAATTCAACATCGGTTCCGTGCTTTTTATTTGCTAGGAAATTCTCCAAGGGAGCTGCCATGCGCTTATTGAGCGACGAAGTTGTTGGCCACTTCCAAGTTTCTGCGATGTTGGACACTCCCCCATGA